A stretch of the Arthrobacter sp. PAMC 25486 genome encodes the following:
- a CDS encoding RNA methyltransferase yields MIIHLDNAADPRVSDYVSLTDVQLRKVKEPAEGLYIAESPKVVRRALAAGHRPRSFFLAEKRLPEVLDVLEAHPDVPAFVGTGAMLEQITGINLHRGALAAMHRPAPVNLPELLAGARRVAVLEDVSDHTNIGAIFRSAAALGVDAVLISPSCGDPLYRRSIRVSMGAVFQVPWARLTDGPAGLDVLHEAGFTTAALALVAESLTIKELAARNDHKLALILGSEGNGLSPDTLARAKHTVMIPMHAGVDSLNVAAASAVAFFATDPRG; encoded by the coding sequence ATGATCATCCATCTTGACAACGCCGCCGACCCCCGCGTCAGCGACTACGTCTCCCTGACGGACGTCCAGCTGCGGAAGGTGAAGGAACCAGCCGAGGGCCTCTACATTGCCGAAAGTCCCAAGGTGGTGCGCCGCGCACTGGCCGCCGGACACCGGCCGCGGTCCTTTTTCCTGGCGGAGAAGAGACTGCCGGAGGTGTTGGACGTGCTCGAAGCCCACCCAGACGTCCCCGCGTTTGTGGGCACCGGCGCCATGCTCGAGCAAATCACCGGCATCAACCTCCACCGCGGAGCCCTGGCCGCCATGCACCGCCCCGCACCGGTGAACCTGCCCGAGCTGCTGGCCGGTGCGCGACGTGTGGCCGTGCTGGAAGACGTCAGCGACCACACCAACATTGGCGCCATCTTCCGCTCCGCCGCGGCGCTCGGCGTCGACGCCGTCCTGATCAGCCCGAGTTGCGGCGACCCGCTGTACAGGCGCAGCATCCGTGTCAGCATGGGTGCGGTGTTCCAGGTCCCGTGGGCACGCCTGACGGATGGGCCAGCCGGACTGGATGTGCTCCATGAGGCCGGATTTACGACGGCGGCACTTGCCCTGGTCGCGGAATCGCTCACCATCAAGGAACTCGCCGCCCGCAACGATCACAAACTGGCTCTCATCCTCGGCAGCGAGGGCAATGGGCTCAGCCCCGATACTCTGGCGCGCGCCAAGCACACCGTCATGATCCCCATGCACGCAGGCGTGGACTCCCTCAATGTTGCCGCCGCCAGCGCGGTGGCGTTCTTCGCCACTGATCCACGGGGCTGA
- a CDS encoding YbaK/EbsC family protein — MSAHNNTEVLDPVVENVRAALTSAGLDDTVIVVPDSVATAATAAAVLDCEVGAIANSLIFECGGKPLLILSSGGAKVDTRRVARDHGLPKISRATPEFVLEHAGQPVGGVAPLGHPSPIRSFLDTDLAQYPVLWAGAGSHQAMLSISYQQLLEATGATETAVR; from the coding sequence ATGAGCGCGCACAATAATACTGAGGTTCTTGATCCCGTCGTTGAAAACGTCCGGGCTGCCCTCACCTCGGCCGGGCTGGATGACACCGTCATCGTTGTCCCGGACTCGGTGGCAACCGCTGCCACGGCCGCGGCGGTTCTGGACTGTGAGGTTGGCGCCATCGCGAACAGCCTCATTTTTGAATGCGGCGGCAAGCCACTCCTGATCCTCTCCAGCGGGGGCGCCAAGGTGGACACCCGGAGAGTAGCCCGCGACCACGGGCTCCCCAAGATCAGCCGTGCCACCCCGGAATTTGTGCTCGAGCACGCCGGCCAGCCTGTTGGTGGTGTGGCACCCCTAGGGCACCCGTCCCCCATCCGCAGCTTCCTCGACACGGACCTGGCCCAGTATCCGGTGCTGTGGGCCGGCGCCGGCAGCCACCAGGCCATGCTCTCCATCAGTTACCAGCAGCTCCTTGAAGCAACAGGGGCAACTGAAACTGCCGTGCGCTAG
- a CDS encoding peroxiredoxin encodes MKIDEKVPAFSLQDQHGELRSLAELTADGPLVIFFYPLAGSGGCTKEACHFRDLAAEFAKAGASIVGISTDSVAKQLDFATKNHFDYPLLSDTKGEVADLFGVRRRLLAKSLPTKRATFIVDSGQILRFQVSSETNMNVHANDALAALAQRAW; translated from the coding sequence ATGAAGATTGATGAGAAAGTGCCCGCCTTTTCGCTCCAGGACCAGCACGGCGAGCTGCGCAGCCTGGCAGAACTGACCGCAGACGGGCCCCTGGTGATTTTCTTTTACCCCCTGGCCGGCAGCGGCGGCTGTACCAAGGAGGCCTGCCACTTCCGGGACCTGGCGGCAGAGTTCGCGAAAGCAGGGGCCTCCATTGTTGGCATCAGCACCGATTCCGTGGCGAAACAGCTCGACTTCGCCACGAAAAACCATTTTGACTATCCCCTTCTGAGCGACACGAAGGGTGAGGTGGCAGATTTGTTTGGTGTCCGGCGTCGTTTGTTGGCAAAGTCACTTCCCACCAAACGGGCCACCTTCATTGTGGATTCCGGCCAAATCCTGCGTTTCCAGGTATCCAGCGAAACCAATATGAACGTGCACGCCAACGATGCGCTGGCTGCCTTGGCCCAGCGGGCTTGGTGA
- a CDS encoding tellurite resistance/C4-dicarboxylate transporter family protein: MSSRARTAATLRSRWPNQPPASFAFVMATGIVASALLDAGWTVASWTLLWIAVGGLALLFIGLLGRLLNHTDEAVADFRNPHKGFGYLTMVAAINVVGIGFHPVAPAVTWIMAAMSIPLWLFLAYGVPLSMMLRTEIGEALRPRLLPVDGTWFLWVVSTQSLSMAAASLASGGSSVRLLSDAAVALWGVGIMLYLTLTTLVMLRLLTGGENLGGIVPTNWIFMGATAITVLAGSMILHLPSEVPVIAMAGPTVGGISYLLWAFGLWWVPLLVAFGFWRHVVRREPVRYTTALWSIVFPLGMFAVATYRFGTENHMPLVAWVGNVATWVAVAAWLAVVLGMTATFLRWVRRGTPAA; encoded by the coding sequence ATGAGTTCACGTGCCCGCACCGCCGCGACGCTGAGGAGCCGGTGGCCTAACCAGCCGCCGGCCTCGTTTGCCTTCGTCATGGCCACGGGCATTGTTGCCTCCGCCCTGCTCGACGCCGGCTGGACCGTGGCGTCCTGGACGCTGCTGTGGATCGCCGTCGGTGGCCTGGCACTGCTGTTCATCGGCCTGCTCGGCCGCCTGCTGAACCACACGGACGAGGCCGTCGCTGACTTCCGCAACCCGCACAAGGGTTTCGGCTACCTGACCATGGTGGCCGCCATCAACGTGGTGGGCATTGGTTTCCATCCGGTGGCGCCGGCCGTCACCTGGATCATGGCAGCCATGAGCATCCCGCTCTGGCTGTTCCTGGCCTACGGCGTTCCGCTGTCGATGATGCTGCGCACCGAAATTGGTGAGGCGCTGCGCCCGCGGCTGCTGCCCGTGGACGGCACCTGGTTCCTGTGGGTGGTCTCCACCCAGTCACTGTCGATGGCCGCCGCCTCCCTGGCCTCGGGCGGCAGCAGTGTCCGGCTGCTCAGCGACGCGGCGGTGGCATTGTGGGGCGTGGGCATCATGCTGTATCTCACCCTCACGACCCTTGTCATGCTGCGGTTGCTGACGGGCGGTGAAAACCTGGGCGGGATTGTGCCGACCAACTGGATCTTCATGGGTGCCACCGCCATCACCGTCTTGGCCGGGTCGATGATCCTGCACCTGCCGTCCGAGGTACCCGTCATCGCCATGGCCGGCCCCACGGTGGGCGGCATCAGCTACCTCCTGTGGGCGTTTGGGCTGTGGTGGGTGCCGCTGCTGGTGGCCTTCGGCTTCTGGCGCCATGTGGTGCGGCGCGAGCCGGTGCGCTACACCACTGCCCTGTGGTCGATCGTGTTTCCGTTGGGCATGTTTGCCGTGGCAACGTATAGGTTCGGCACGGAGAACCACATGCCCCTTGTGGCGTGGGTTGGCAATGTGGCAACCTGGGTTGCTGTGGCGGCGTGGCTTGCGGTTGTCCTGGGCATGACCGCCACGTTCCTCCGCTGGGTGCGGCGAGGGACGCCTGCAGCCTAG
- the serB gene encoding phosphoserine phosphatase SerB, translating to MPSTFTAVSYGQTLSPSVLENIRTVLSEHGYTVASERAESHPGFEVAVLELGSLDPSGASDAQAAARLARLRKALVETGTENVSTAVVPDSLRNAKRKFIIMDVDSTLIQQEVIELLAAHAGTETEVAKVTEAAMRGDLDFAESLHHRVATLGGLPVSVLAEVGEKIKLSEGAERLVAQAKAAGHVVCAVSGGFSQILAPLAERLGLDFALANDLEIVNGHLTGKVSGAVVDRAAKAVQLREWSALSGIPVKATMAIGDGANDLDMMAAAALGVAFNAKPAVRAVADAQINIPNLDVALALANI from the coding sequence ATGCCCTCCACATTTACAGCAGTCAGCTATGGCCAAACGCTCTCCCCCTCAGTCCTTGAAAACATCCGGACCGTCCTGTCCGAACACGGCTACACGGTTGCCTCTGAACGCGCGGAGAGCCATCCCGGCTTCGAAGTTGCCGTGCTTGAACTGGGGTCCCTTGATCCCAGCGGAGCCAGCGACGCCCAGGCTGCGGCACGCCTGGCCCGCCTGCGCAAGGCCCTTGTGGAGACCGGCACTGAGAACGTGAGCACCGCCGTCGTTCCTGACTCCCTGCGCAATGCCAAGCGCAAGTTCATCATCATGGACGTCGACTCGACGCTCATCCAGCAGGAGGTCATTGAGCTGCTGGCCGCCCATGCCGGCACCGAGACGGAAGTTGCCAAGGTCACGGAGGCGGCCATGCGCGGCGACCTGGACTTTGCTGAGAGCCTGCACCACCGCGTCGCCACCCTGGGCGGGCTGCCCGTCAGCGTGCTGGCCGAGGTGGGCGAGAAGATCAAGTTGTCGGAAGGCGCCGAACGGCTCGTGGCGCAGGCCAAGGCAGCGGGACACGTTGTGTGCGCTGTCTCGGGCGGATTCTCACAGATTCTGGCGCCCCTGGCGGAACGGCTGGGCCTGGACTTCGCACTGGCCAATGACCTTGAGATCGTGAACGGGCACCTGACCGGCAAGGTCTCGGGCGCCGTGGTTGACCGGGCGGCGAAGGCCGTGCAGCTGCGCGAGTGGAGTGCGCTCTCGGGCATTCCGGTGAAGGCCACCATGGCCATTGGCGACGGCGCCAACGACCTCGACATGATGGCCGCTGCGGCGCTCGGGGTTGCCTTCAATGCCAAGCCTGCCGTGCGTGCAGTGGCCGACGCGCAGATCAACATCCCCAACCTTGACGTGGCGCTGGCGCTGGCCAACATCTAG
- a CDS encoding ABC transporter ATP-binding protein — MSEVLGLAGVSVVRGTKTLLDNIDWRVTEGERWVVLGPNGAGKSTLLQIAGARMHPTRGVAGILDEVLGAVDVFELRPRIGLASASLAHQIPEHEKVLNVVVTASYGVTGRWREDYERDDERRAFGLLEEWGVSTFFNRPFASLSDGERKRVQIARALMSDPELLLLDEPGAGLDLAGREGLVKRLSELAADPLAPSTVLVTHHLEEIPPGFTHALLLRDGGIVAQGPIADVLTEENLSTTFGLPLSVTSTAGRYTATARA; from the coding sequence ATGAGTGAAGTTTTGGGTTTGGCCGGTGTCAGCGTAGTCCGCGGCACCAAAACACTGTTGGACAACATCGATTGGCGTGTCACGGAGGGCGAACGTTGGGTGGTTCTTGGCCCCAACGGTGCCGGCAAGAGCACCTTGTTGCAGATCGCCGGAGCGCGCATGCACCCCACCCGCGGTGTTGCGGGGATCCTCGACGAGGTTCTGGGCGCCGTTGACGTCTTTGAGCTGCGCCCGCGCATCGGCCTGGCTTCCGCGAGCCTGGCCCACCAGATTCCGGAGCACGAGAAGGTACTGAACGTGGTGGTGACCGCTTCCTATGGCGTCACCGGGCGCTGGCGTGAGGATTACGAGCGCGACGACGAACGCCGCGCCTTTGGCTTGTTGGAGGAGTGGGGGGTTTCCACGTTCTTCAACCGCCCCTTTGCGTCGCTGAGCGACGGCGAACGCAAGCGTGTGCAGATCGCCCGCGCCCTGATGAGCGATCCCGAACTGCTGCTGCTGGACGAGCCCGGCGCAGGCCTGGACCTCGCCGGCCGCGAAGGCCTGGTCAAGCGCCTGAGCGAACTGGCAGCCGACCCCCTGGCACCAAGCACGGTTCTGGTCACCCACCACCTGGAGGAAATCCCCCCGGGCTTCACGCACGCATTGCTGCTGCGCGACGGCGGAATCGTTGCCCAGGGCCCCATCGCGGACGTCCTGACGGAGGAGAATCTCTCCACTACCTTCGGCCTGCCGCTGTCTGTCACAAGCACCGCCGGACGGTACACGGCGACGGCACGCGCCTAA
- a CDS encoding sulfite exporter TauE/SafE family protein has protein sequence MNALESFFILLGGLWAGTINTVVGSGTLVTFPILIALGVAPVMAVVSNAMGLIAGGISGTWGYRRELSGMRANLRRLMPASILGGITGAALLLHLPESVFALVAPALIVLALALVIFQPKLQRAIKARRDAGPSTRSHDAAMVVLVYLAGVYGGYFVAAQGVLLVAILGIFMSGTLQNANAVKNVLSLSVNVVAAISYLIFAPEKIIWQVVALIAVSSLAGGFIGARIGRKLPPLVLRSVIVVLGLVALFFMIQKLVAP, from the coding sequence GTGAACGCGCTTGAATCCTTCTTCATCCTGCTTGGCGGGCTGTGGGCCGGCACCATCAACACGGTGGTCGGTTCCGGCACGCTGGTCACGTTCCCCATCCTGATCGCGCTGGGGGTTGCCCCCGTCATGGCGGTGGTCAGCAACGCCATGGGCCTGATCGCGGGGGGCATCTCCGGCACGTGGGGGTATCGGCGCGAGCTGAGCGGCATGAGGGCGAACCTGCGCAGGCTCATGCCCGCATCGATTCTGGGCGGCATCACGGGCGCGGCACTGCTGCTGCACCTGCCGGAGTCGGTGTTTGCGCTGGTGGCGCCGGCTCTGATTGTGCTGGCGCTGGCACTGGTCATCTTCCAGCCGAAACTGCAGCGAGCCATCAAGGCAAGGCGCGACGCCGGCCCCTCCACCCGCTCGCACGACGCCGCCATGGTAGTGCTCGTGTACCTGGCGGGCGTGTACGGCGGCTATTTTGTTGCCGCGCAGGGGGTGCTGCTCGTCGCGATCCTGGGCATCTTCATGTCCGGCACGCTGCAAAACGCCAACGCCGTCAAGAATGTGCTCTCGCTGAGCGTCAATGTCGTGGCCGCCATCTCCTACCTGATCTTCGCCCCGGAGAAAATCATCTGGCAAGTGGTGGCACTGATCGCCGTCAGCTCCCTCGCCGGCGGCTTCATTGGCGCCCGCATCGGCCGGAAACTGCCGCCGCTGGTGCTGCGCAGCGTCATCGTCGTCCTGGGTCTCGTGGCCTTGTTCTTTATGATTCAGAAACTGGTTGCCCCATGA
- a CDS encoding biotin/lipoate A/B protein ligase family protein has protein sequence MSSLLHGEYKVHGGKLVVVDVQVAHGLLKGVRVSGDFFLEPDEALERINDALNGLSASLPAEALADAITAALPPDAVLFGFSAQAVAITVRRALTKATSWIDHEWDVIAPTVLPTAINVALDEVLAEEVGAGRRNPTLRFWDWDEPSVVIGSFQSVRNELDPAGVEKYGINVVRRISGGGAMFMEAGNCITYSLYLPQTLVDGLNFEDSYKFLDAWVLAALESMGIEAFYVPLNDIATDKGKIGGAAQKRLSNGAMVHHVTMSYDIDADKMVEVLRIGKEKLSDKGTRSAKKRVDPLRRQSGMSRAEILARMSETFTARYGARPSTLTEAELAEAARRVETKFGTDEWLHRVP, from the coding sequence ATGTCTTCTCTACTGCACGGCGAATATAAGGTCCATGGCGGAAAATTGGTGGTCGTTGACGTCCAGGTGGCGCACGGGCTCCTCAAGGGAGTCCGTGTCAGCGGAGATTTCTTCCTGGAACCCGACGAGGCGCTGGAGCGCATCAACGATGCACTGAACGGCTTGTCGGCCTCGCTGCCTGCCGAAGCATTGGCGGATGCCATCACGGCAGCCCTGCCGCCTGACGCCGTGCTATTTGGCTTCTCGGCCCAGGCAGTCGCCATCACCGTCCGCCGGGCACTGACCAAGGCAACAAGCTGGATTGACCACGAATGGGACGTGATCGCACCGACGGTGCTGCCCACTGCCATCAATGTCGCCCTGGACGAGGTGCTCGCCGAAGAGGTGGGTGCCGGGCGGCGCAACCCGACCCTGCGTTTCTGGGATTGGGACGAGCCGTCCGTGGTGATTGGCTCCTTCCAGTCGGTGCGCAACGAACTGGACCCGGCCGGCGTCGAAAAATACGGCATCAACGTGGTGCGCCGGATCAGTGGCGGGGGGGCCATGTTCATGGAGGCCGGAAACTGCATCACCTACTCCCTGTACCTGCCCCAGACCCTGGTGGACGGGCTGAACTTTGAAGACTCGTACAAGTTCCTTGACGCCTGGGTGCTGGCCGCACTGGAATCCATGGGCATCGAGGCGTTCTATGTCCCGCTCAACGACATCGCCACCGACAAGGGCAAGATTGGCGGAGCCGCCCAGAAGCGCCTGAGCAACGGCGCCATGGTCCACCATGTGACCATGAGCTACGACATCGACGCCGACAAGATGGTGGAAGTGTTGCGGATCGGCAAGGAAAAACTGTCGGATAAGGGAACCCGCTCCGCGAAGAAGCGCGTGGATCCGCTGCGGCGCCAGAGCGGCATGAGCCGGGCGGAAATCCTGGCCCGCATGTCCGAGACGTTTACCGCCCGCTACGGCGCCCGGCCCTCCACCCTGACCGAGGCCGAACTGGCGGAGGCGGCGCGCAGGGTTGAGACGAAGTTCGGCACAGACGAGTGGCTGCACCGGGTCCCATGA
- a CDS encoding SURF1 family protein, producing the protein MKTYKFLFSSRWMGYFAMALIFAVACVALGNWQMNRRNAVVENISKIQQNYAGQVADYQDIAKNFDTLDPAREWTQVRMNGTYQTSDERIVRNRPLNGAPGYEVLVPLTLDNGDTIIIDRGWLPIGYKVPGHPDFVPQPEAGVVTVVARLKPVEPTLDRGAPEGQLASIDLAEYATQLPYDIKTGAYAQLATESPAAAANPTPFPAPSIDEGSHLSYALQWIAFGVLAFVGFGYAARMQRRNDDYDAMEAAESGVPVEELYGRGSAFHPRRHTKVRKPGAQPTAEEAEDALLDSQGF; encoded by the coding sequence ATGAAGACGTACAAGTTTCTTTTCTCCAGCAGGTGGATGGGCTACTTTGCCATGGCACTCATCTTTGCCGTGGCCTGTGTAGCACTGGGGAACTGGCAGATGAACAGGCGCAACGCCGTCGTGGAGAACATTTCCAAGATCCAGCAAAACTATGCCGGACAGGTGGCGGACTACCAGGACATTGCGAAGAACTTCGACACCCTTGACCCCGCCAGGGAATGGACACAGGTGCGCATGAACGGCACCTACCAGACATCGGATGAGCGCATTGTCCGCAACCGCCCCCTCAACGGCGCCCCCGGCTATGAGGTGCTGGTGCCGCTCACGCTGGACAACGGCGACACCATCATCATCGACCGCGGCTGGCTGCCCATCGGCTACAAGGTGCCCGGACATCCGGACTTTGTTCCGCAGCCCGAGGCCGGAGTGGTGACGGTCGTGGCCAGGCTCAAGCCGGTGGAACCCACACTGGACCGGGGCGCCCCGGAAGGGCAGCTGGCCTCCATCGACCTTGCCGAGTACGCCACACAACTCCCCTATGACATTAAGACCGGCGCCTACGCACAGCTCGCCACAGAATCACCGGCGGCCGCTGCCAACCCCACACCCTTCCCCGCACCGTCGATCGATGAAGGCTCCCACCTCAGCTATGCGCTCCAGTGGATAGCGTTTGGCGTCCTGGCCTTTGTGGGCTTTGGCTACGCCGCCCGCATGCAGCGCCGCAACGACGACTACGACGCCATGGAAGCCGCCGAATCAGGTGTTCCCGTGGAAGAGCTGTACGGCCGCGGTTCGGCATTCCATCCACGCAGGCACACCAAGGTTCGCAAGCCGGGCGCCCAGCCAACCGCCGAAGAAGCCGAAGACGCCCTGCTTGACTCCCAGGGGTTCTAA
- the fabG gene encoding 3-oxoacyl-ACP reductase FabG, whose translation MSAPAGEERQGRSVLVTGGNRGIGLAIAKAFLANGDKVAVTYRSTSELPDGILGVQADVTDAASIDAAFTEVEAAHGPVEVLVANAGITKDTLLMRMSEEDFTSVVDTNLSGAFRVIKRASKGMIRLRKGRVVLISSVVGLYGSPGQVNYAASKAGLVGIARSITRELGSRGITANVVAPGFISTDMTAELPEATQKQYLSTIPANRFASADEVANVVRWVASDEASYISGAVIPVDGGLGMGH comes from the coding sequence ATGAGTGCACCGGCAGGCGAAGAGCGCCAGGGTCGCAGTGTTTTGGTTACCGGCGGAAATCGCGGCATTGGTCTGGCCATTGCCAAGGCCTTTCTGGCCAACGGTGACAAGGTCGCCGTGACCTACCGCAGCACCTCGGAACTGCCCGACGGAATTCTGGGCGTCCAGGCCGACGTCACGGATGCTGCCTCCATCGACGCCGCCTTCACCGAGGTTGAGGCCGCCCACGGCCCGGTCGAGGTGCTGGTTGCCAACGCCGGCATCACGAAGGACACCTTGCTGATGCGCATGAGCGAAGAGGACTTCACCTCCGTCGTGGACACGAACCTCTCGGGCGCGTTCCGGGTCATCAAGCGCGCCTCCAAGGGCATGATCCGCCTGCGCAAGGGCCGCGTGGTGCTGATTTCCTCCGTGGTGGGCCTGTATGGTTCGCCCGGGCAGGTCAACTACGCCGCTTCCAAGGCCGGCCTGGTCGGCATTGCCCGCTCGATCACCCGTGAACTCGGCTCACGCGGCATCACGGCCAACGTGGTTGCCCCCGGTTTCATCAGCACCGACATGACGGCCGAACTGCCGGAAGCCACCCAGAAGCAGTACCTGTCGACGATTCCGGCAAACCGCTTCGCCTCGGCCGATGAGGTCGCCAACGTGGTCCGCTGGGTTGCCAGCGACGAGGCCTCCTACATCTCAGGCGCCGTCATCCCCGTTGACGGCGGACTCGGCATGGGCCACTAA
- a CDS encoding SDR family oxidoreductase — MGKLDGKTAIVTGSSRGVGADVAKFLAAEGAAVVVNYRQKAPRANKVVAQIQEAGGRAIAVGADLTTQEGVQALVSAALENFGSLDLVVLNASGGMESGMAENYALALNRDAQVNLLNAAMPVLPAGSRVVFVTSHQAHFIETVPTMPEYEPVARSKRAGEHALRAFIPNLAAEDISLVVVSGDMIEGTVTATLLDRANPGAIEARRAEAGRLYSVAEFAAEIAKMATAEVPSGHTEYVGGADYFN, encoded by the coding sequence ATGGGAAAGCTTGACGGAAAGACAGCCATTGTCACCGGCTCCTCACGCGGCGTCGGCGCCGACGTGGCAAAGTTCCTGGCCGCAGAAGGTGCCGCAGTGGTGGTCAACTACCGCCAGAAGGCTCCCCGCGCCAACAAGGTTGTGGCGCAGATACAGGAAGCCGGCGGCCGCGCAATAGCCGTGGGCGCGGACCTGACCACCCAGGAAGGCGTGCAGGCACTTGTCAGCGCTGCCCTGGAAAACTTTGGTTCGCTGGACCTGGTGGTGCTGAACGCATCGGGCGGCATGGAAAGCGGCATGGCCGAAAACTATGCCCTGGCGCTCAACCGCGACGCACAGGTCAACCTGCTCAACGCCGCCATGCCGGTGCTGCCGGCCGGCTCACGCGTGGTATTTGTCACAAGTCACCAGGCGCATTTCATCGAAACCGTGCCCACGATGCCCGAATACGAGCCCGTGGCCAGGAGCAAGCGTGCCGGCGAACACGCACTGCGCGCGTTCATCCCGAACTTGGCCGCAGAGGACATCTCACTTGTTGTGGTCTCCGGCGACATGATCGAGGGCACCGTGACGGCCACCCTGCTGGACCGTGCCAACCCGGGCGCCATCGAGGCCCGCCGCGCCGAGGCCGGCCGTTTGTACTCCGTGGCGGAATTTGCCGCCGAGATCGCCAAGATGGCCACGGCCGAGGTGCCCAGCGGCCACACCGAATACGTTGGCGGAGCCGACTACTTCAACTAG
- a CDS encoding DUF3099 domain-containing protein yields MKDQSATPKFGAGRRSKYRHSAPDTGVQAITNAADPHSEDMRRRMVQYSVTMGIRMVCLAAIFVFDGWFKLVPIIGAVVLPWVAVMIANSGADINAHETVELLDEAPLYSLGVGDPETFDGAPSPGDILTGELVPDTDEDTPAGESTPANGEDNFAGEGTPPAGAYAAGGFAWPMGPGIPSDPTEPAQEAAQEEKHHEHL; encoded by the coding sequence ATGAAAGACCAATCAGCTACGCCGAAATTCGGTGCCGGCCGGCGCAGCAAGTACCGTCACAGCGCCCCCGACACCGGTGTTCAAGCCATTACCAACGCCGCCGATCCCCACAGCGAAGACATGCGCCGACGCATGGTGCAATATTCGGTCACCATGGGCATCCGCATGGTGTGCCTGGCCGCCATTTTCGTCTTTGACGGATGGTTCAAGCTCGTGCCCATCATCGGCGCCGTGGTGCTGCCGTGGGTCGCCGTGATGATCGCCAACAGCGGCGCGGACATCAACGCGCACGAGACCGTGGAGCTCCTTGACGAGGCACCCTTGTACTCCTTGGGGGTTGGGGATCCGGAAACGTTCGACGGCGCACCCTCCCCCGGTGACATCCTCACCGGCGAGCTCGTCCCCGACACAGACGAAGACACCCCGGCCGGCGAGAGCACGCCCGCCAATGGCGAGGACAACTTTGCCGGCGAAGGCACGCCCCCTGCAGGCGCCTACGCCGCTGGGGGTTTCGCCTGGCCCATGGGCCCCGGCATTCCAAGTGACCCCACGGAGCCGGCGCAGGAAGCTGCGCAGGAGGAGAAACACCATGAACATCTTTGA
- a CDS encoding type B 50S ribosomal protein L31 — MKQNTHPKYEAIVFNDLASGTKFLTRSTATSKKTIEWEDGNTYPIIDVEISSESHPFYTGKQRIMDSAGRVERFNARFAGFGKK, encoded by the coding sequence GTGAAGCAGAACACCCACCCCAAGTACGAAGCAATCGTTTTCAACGACCTGGCTTCCGGCACCAAGTTCCTGACGCGCTCCACCGCAACGTCCAAGAAGACCATCGAATGGGAAGATGGCAACACCTACCCCATCATCGACGTGGAAATCTCCTCAGAGTCACACCCGTTCTACACGGGCAAGCAGCGCATCATGGACAGCGCCGGCCGTGTCGAGCGCTTCAACGCCCGCTTCGCAGGCTTCGGCAAGAAGTAA